A genomic window from Streptomyces sp. WMMC940 includes:
- a CDS encoding PPOX class F420-dependent oxidoreductase, protein MTAASFNPRALLAKSRIGVLATIKADGRPQLSPVQPYYDESAGVIHVSTGAGAAKVANLRRDARATLEVTSPDGMSWATAEGIATLTGPGTDPHGSDVEALVNYYRVAAGEHPDWDEYRAVMVSDRRVLITMTVDHVYGADIS, encoded by the coding sequence ATGACTGCTGCATCCTTCAACCCGCGCGCGCTGCTGGCGAAGAGCCGGATCGGTGTGCTGGCGACCATCAAGGCGGACGGGCGGCCCCAGCTCTCCCCCGTCCAGCCGTACTACGACGAGTCGGCGGGCGTGATCCATGTGTCCACCGGCGCGGGCGCGGCCAAGGTGGCGAACCTGCGCCGGGACGCCCGGGCCACGCTGGAGGTGACCAGCCCCGACGGCATGTCGTGGGCCACCGCCGAGGGCATCGCCACGCTCACCGGGCCGGGCACCGACCCCCACGGGTCCGACGTCGAGGCGCTGGTGAACTACTACCGGGTCGCGGCCGGGGAGCACCCGGACTGGGACGAGTACCGGGCGGTGATGGTCTCCGACCGCCGGGTGCTGATCACCATGACGGTCGACCACGTCTACGGGGCCGACATCAGCTGA
- a CDS encoding D-glucuronyl C5-epimerase family protein yields MAGKRRAHLGRRRFIRLAGGTAAGAAVVGGGTFSAVAAGAFDKPTPDPFAGIPRSVALSLPDVDGQPPLPPLPDPLEGGTATAPSPTRRLPRAEGSPDPAAVEADIPNALPFEFNKDGYGIATDIPEYMRPWRDRPTRWENVSPSTGAYRLDADGVYLYFPGGGTTGYDHPVGQIQFGLGCITSYRTEQDPERKALFLQRAKTQADRLIEKRVEARGAWYFPYAFDFSHAVHTGIDYKAPWYSGMAQGEALSLFVQLSELEGITEEERNLYRAAADGAFASLLRADDADPWVVNKDGSGYLWIQEYPFADPGTGDYTYNGMVFAMFGLWDYYRATGNDLAAQLYDGSCTTMARYFPLLRNQRWFSYYCQTHRIPAPTYHQHHINLWRQLHWQTGNPAFAHQMDILLDDCPAPYVQPGAVIAFAAGTHTLYKLDTNANGTWSSAKADKQLAIKKVRFSRATQAPADMRRRIQGRGIYYRISAGAYTGWWVGEYYPKAFLRGEYLTTVYHPQRTLTFPAGKDVTCFRFGTDGAVGSTRTVRFAKPSNAPFDRRAIVNGRPMCKITAGALTGYWVWAGDVLTDGR; encoded by the coding sequence ATGGCTGGAAAGAGGCGCGCCCACCTCGGTCGCAGACGGTTCATACGCCTGGCGGGCGGGACCGCCGCGGGCGCGGCGGTCGTGGGCGGCGGGACGTTCTCGGCTGTGGCCGCGGGTGCCTTCGACAAGCCGACGCCCGACCCCTTCGCCGGCATCCCGCGTTCGGTCGCGCTGAGCCTGCCCGACGTGGACGGACAGCCGCCGCTGCCGCCGCTGCCCGACCCGCTGGAGGGAGGCACCGCCACCGCGCCGAGTCCCACCAGGCGCCTCCCGCGCGCCGAGGGCAGCCCGGATCCGGCCGCTGTGGAGGCGGACATACCGAACGCCCTGCCGTTCGAGTTCAACAAGGACGGCTACGGGATCGCGACGGACATCCCCGAGTACATGCGGCCGTGGCGCGACCGCCCGACCAGGTGGGAGAACGTCTCCCCGTCCACGGGCGCGTACCGCCTGGACGCGGACGGCGTGTACCTGTACTTCCCGGGCGGTGGCACCACGGGCTACGACCATCCCGTGGGCCAGATCCAGTTCGGCCTCGGCTGCATCACCAGCTACCGCACCGAGCAGGACCCGGAGCGCAAGGCGCTCTTCCTCCAGCGCGCCAAGACCCAGGCGGACCGGCTGATCGAGAAGCGCGTCGAGGCGCGCGGCGCCTGGTACTTCCCCTACGCCTTCGACTTCAGCCACGCCGTCCACACCGGCATCGACTACAAGGCCCCCTGGTATTCCGGCATGGCCCAGGGCGAGGCCCTCAGCCTGTTCGTCCAGCTCTCCGAGCTGGAGGGAATCACCGAAGAGGAGCGGAACCTCTACAGGGCCGCCGCCGACGGCGCGTTCGCCTCCCTGCTACGCGCCGACGACGCCGACCCCTGGGTCGTGAACAAGGACGGATCGGGCTACCTGTGGATCCAGGAGTATCCCTTCGCCGATCCCGGCACCGGTGACTACACCTACAACGGCATGGTCTTCGCCATGTTCGGCCTCTGGGACTACTACCGGGCCACCGGCAACGACCTCGCGGCCCAGCTGTACGACGGCAGTTGCACCACGATGGCCCGCTACTTCCCCCTGCTGCGCAACCAGCGCTGGTTCTCGTACTACTGCCAGACCCACCGAATACCGGCCCCCACCTACCACCAGCACCACATCAACCTGTGGCGCCAGTTGCACTGGCAGACGGGCAACCCCGCCTTCGCCCACCAGATGGACATCCTGCTGGACGACTGCCCCGCACCCTATGTGCAGCCGGGTGCGGTGATCGCCTTCGCCGCGGGCACGCACACCCTCTACAAGCTCGACACCAACGCCAACGGCACCTGGTCCTCCGCCAAGGCCGACAAGCAACTGGCCATCAAGAAGGTCAGGTTCTCCCGGGCCACCCAGGCACCGGCGGACATGCGGCGACGCATCCAGGGACGCGGCATCTACTACCGGATCAGCGCAGGCGCGTACACGGGCTGGTGGGTCGGCGAGTACTACCCGAAGGCATTCCTCCGCGGCGAGTACCTGACCACCGTCTACCACCCGCAGCGCACCCTCACCTTCCCCGCCGGCAAGGACGTCACCTGCTTCAGGTTCGGCACCGACGGCGCCGTCGGCAGCACCAGGACCGTCAGGTTCGCCAAACCGTCCAACGCCCCCTTCGACCGCCGGGCAATCGTCAACGGCCGGCCCATGTGCAAGATCACGGCGGGAGCGCTCACCGGCTACTGGGTCTGGGCCGGCGACGTCCTCACCGACGGACGCTGA
- a CDS encoding helix-turn-helix domain-containing protein, with product MPRRNAPATGRGNAPSCSSAGIPLTKRLNSGWSRYAGSPGPLTALFERTGRQGKPLGESAADAAAVTGHSLTAPERTVLDVLTAGLTDEAIARRLVVSVRTTRCVTADLMQRLGARSRFEAGVLATGEGWVSV from the coding sequence GTGCCCAGGAGGAACGCACCGGCAACAGGGCGGGGGAATGCGCCTTCCTGCTCCTCCGCCGGCATCCCGCTGACGAAGAGGCTGAACAGCGGGTGGAGCCGGTACGCGGGTTCGCCGGGCCCGCTCACCGCGCTCTTCGAGCGGACCGGGCGGCAGGGGAAGCCGCTCGGGGAGAGCGCGGCCGATGCCGCGGCCGTCACCGGGCACTCCCTGACAGCGCCGGAGCGGACCGTGCTCGATGTGCTCACGGCAGGGCTGACGGACGAGGCCATCGCCCGGCGACTGGTCGTGTCCGTAAGGACCACACGGTGCGTCACGGCCGATCTGATGCAGCGCCTCGGGGCGCGCAGCCGCTTCGAGGCGGGCGTGCTCGCCACCGGCGAGGGCTGGGTGAGCGTATGA
- a CDS encoding aspartate aminotransferase family protein, translating to MVEKLELAEPHLAGWLSSLGLGVEYIRSQGNTLFYRDDQGAEIPVLDLVGGYGSAILGHNNPEIVAYAKSLLDQGTPIHAQFSRHPYANDLAWKINRILQREFGTDEHYSAVFANSGAEAVEVAVKHAELDRVMRLAELAEDIETHLDRAHAAVRSGAHVAGDGVVELLGPEAESADAGDIARLTDAIRIVNRERMAARPVFLAPEGSFHGKLVGSVQLTHNVGYRAPFTALAARCRFVPLDRPDVLEKIVAEERRTLLDLIVEDDVVRLIERELPVICAFILEPIQGEAGIRVLDQDAVRRVQEVCATIDCPIIVDEVQSGMGRSGAFFAGSHLGLQGDYITLAKSLGGGIAKAGLTLIRGSRYRTDFELVHSSTFAKDSFSTLIAGRTVDLLERDNGRAYRLAAERGDRLLAMLGRLEEEFGDVVKDVRGKGLMIGLEFHDQSGSTSGIIREQAQAGLLGYLFAGYLLRAHAIRIFPTASATNTLRLEPSVYLTDDEITRADKGLRGLIAVLRRQDGETLLHA from the coding sequence GTGGTCGAGAAACTCGAACTGGCGGAACCGCACCTTGCCGGATGGCTGTCCTCACTCGGACTCGGCGTTGAGTACATCCGCTCCCAGGGCAACACGCTCTTCTACCGCGACGACCAGGGTGCGGAAATTCCCGTCCTCGACCTGGTGGGCGGCTACGGATCGGCGATACTCGGGCACAACAATCCGGAGATCGTGGCCTACGCCAAGTCCCTGCTCGACCAGGGGACCCCGATCCACGCCCAGTTCTCCCGGCATCCGTACGCGAACGACCTCGCGTGGAAGATCAACCGCATCCTCCAGCGGGAGTTCGGCACCGACGAGCACTATTCGGCGGTCTTCGCCAACAGCGGCGCCGAGGCCGTCGAGGTGGCCGTCAAGCACGCCGAGCTCGACCGGGTGATGAGGCTGGCCGAGTTGGCGGAGGACATCGAGACCCACCTCGACCGGGCCCACGCGGCGGTGCGCTCCGGCGCCCATGTCGCCGGCGACGGTGTCGTCGAACTGCTCGGTCCCGAGGCCGAGTCGGCGGACGCCGGCGACATCGCCCGCCTGACCGACGCGATCCGGATCGTCAACCGCGAGCGCATGGCCGCGCGTCCGGTGTTCCTGGCCCCGGAGGGTTCCTTCCACGGCAAGCTGGTCGGCAGCGTCCAGCTCACCCACAACGTCGGCTACCGCGCCCCGTTCACCGCCCTGGCCGCCCGGTGCCGCTTCGTGCCCCTCGACCGGCCGGACGTGCTGGAGAAGATCGTGGCCGAGGAGCGCAGGACCCTGCTCGACCTCATCGTCGAGGACGACGTCGTACGTCTGATCGAACGTGAACTGCCTGTCATCTGCGCCTTCATCCTCGAACCCATCCAGGGCGAGGCCGGGATCCGGGTCCTCGACCAGGATGCCGTACGCCGTGTCCAGGAGGTCTGCGCCACGATCGACTGCCCGATCATCGTCGATGAGGTGCAGAGCGGCATGGGCCGCTCCGGCGCGTTCTTCGCCGGCTCGCACCTCGGTCTCCAGGGCGACTACATCACCCTCGCCAAGAGTCTCGGCGGCGGCATCGCCAAGGCCGGGCTCACTCTGATCCGGGGCTCCCGCTACCGCACCGACTTCGAACTCGTCCACAGCTCCACCTTCGCCAAGGACAGCTTCTCCACCCTCATAGCCGGCCGCACCGTGGACCTGCTGGAGAGGGACAACGGCCGGGCGTACCGGCTGGCCGCCGAGCGCGGCGACCGACTCCTCGCGATGCTCGGCCGGCTGGAGGAGGAGTTCGGCGACGTCGTCAAGGACGTACGCGGCAAGGGCCTGATGATCGGCCTGGAGTTCCACGATCAGTCCGGGTCCACCTCGGGGATCATCCGCGAGCAGGCGCAGGCGGGCCTCCTCGGCTACCTCTTCGCCGGCTACCTCCTGCGCGCCCACGCGATCCGCATCTTCCCCACCGCGAGCGCCACGAACACCCTCCGCCTCGAACCGTCCGTGTACCTCACGGACGACGAGATCACCCGGGCCGACAAGGGCCTGCGCGGCCTGATCGCGGTCCTGCGCAGGCAGGACGGCGAGACGCTGCTGCACGCCTGA
- a CDS encoding AfsR/SARP family transcriptional regulator gives MRFGLLGPLTVHDAAGEIRTTGGAKLRALLGTLLLRANRVVPTDALLDALWGDDPPASARASLHNHVARLRRLLAEEDRLRAVAPGYMLRVEPGELDIDTFERHIGTARAAYVRAVTRTTSVAAGPAVPHEDSGGPPQAGPVPGGISPGPVGIGAPGGADGAHEDWQTVVDSSRAALDLWRGDPLTGLYDPGDGTPATVRRLRESWLLLLEWRYDAFLRLGRPDGLGPELAALTAQYPLREAFHRQLMLVLHRTGRQAEALAAYQSLRRRLVGGLGIEPGPSVQQAHREILQDPWPPGGARPDPPAPPPQAVPPGGPVPATDPIEAGEPPRAGSSPDGEPVAYPGPSPRPAQLPPAPAHFTGRRALVADLRAVLTRTGRDRPAVAVLSGMAGVGKSALALHVAHSLREEFPDGQLHLHLHGATPGMTPLAPCQSLTALLRDLGVPPRAVPEGHDAAAALLRSTLAPTRTLLVLDDAASAAQVRPLLPAGAGCAVVVTSRSPLTALDGAARFALTPLSAPESAALLRAVSGREGAGAAGTGHARADGPDDMDRLAELCGRLPLALRIAAARLAARRALTPSALAGLLTAQAGRLDHLEYDDLSVRRSLSVAHEALDPDAALALRRLGAVDIPEYDAALVAQLMAAEGAGPPLDEARAVAALERLVDVALLDEVAYGRFVPHDLVRDFAHELAVRLDGEEGRAAAVERALRWFGESARQAGLALVPAHLAGNRVPPPIGEVPPFPGEAEALAWGDRELPGLVVLAQAYAPKSRTALRVIRAAFPYLQRRGRLQELGLLNDAALDAARAAGDGEAEAHALTDLAAVHFMLGRSERSLALNDEAIGLWRGLGEDSWVQRGLANRGMLLERLERYEEAAEALEESLACARRLGDDYGEGIILSHLGNLHEHTDAAHAIACHERSLAVGVRLGSPLLRHTAHCNIGYARLTLGQPAVALRHFEECLAIIGEGDEGDWQSQSQSRIGLVRALRALGRGTAAARECALVLERAVSRADGFTEGLARHEHGLLLRAEGRTDEALDEWRRAYACLDGTDAKVLPELRALLGGPPGT, from the coding sequence ATGCGGTTCGGCCTGCTCGGTCCGCTGACCGTGCACGACGCCGCGGGTGAGATCCGCACGACGGGTGGCGCGAAACTCCGCGCGCTGCTCGGCACGCTGCTGCTGCGCGCCAACCGGGTCGTACCCACGGACGCGCTGCTCGACGCCCTGTGGGGCGACGATCCTCCCGCCTCGGCCCGGGCCTCGCTGCACAACCACGTGGCCAGGCTGCGTCGGCTGCTCGCCGAGGAGGACAGACTGCGGGCGGTGGCGCCCGGCTACATGCTGCGCGTGGAACCCGGTGAACTCGACATCGACACCTTCGAGCGTCACATCGGGACGGCGCGTGCCGCCTACGTCCGCGCCGTCACCCGTACCACCTCCGTCGCCGCCGGCCCCGCCGTCCCGCACGAGGACTCCGGCGGCCCTCCCCAGGCCGGTCCGGTCCCGGGCGGCATCTCCCCGGGCCCCGTCGGAATCGGCGCACCGGGCGGTGCGGACGGCGCACATGAGGACTGGCAGACCGTCGTCGACAGCTCCCGCGCCGCACTCGACCTCTGGCGCGGGGACCCGCTGACGGGGTTGTACGACCCGGGGGACGGCACCCCCGCGACGGTGCGGAGGCTGCGCGAGTCGTGGCTGCTGCTCCTGGAATGGCGGTACGACGCGTTCCTCCGGCTGGGACGGCCCGACGGTCTCGGCCCCGAACTCGCGGCGCTGACCGCGCAGTACCCCCTGCGCGAGGCCTTCCACCGACAACTGATGCTGGTGCTGCACCGGACCGGACGGCAGGCCGAGGCGCTGGCCGCGTACCAGTCGCTGCGCCGCAGGCTCGTCGGCGGACTGGGGATAGAACCCGGCCCCTCGGTCCAGCAGGCGCACCGGGAGATCCTCCAGGACCCGTGGCCCCCGGGCGGCGCCAGGCCCGACCCGCCTGCCCCGCCCCCACAGGCCGTACCGCCCGGTGGGCCGGTTCCGGCCACCGACCCGATCGAGGCCGGTGAGCCCCCGCGCGCCGGGTCCTCCCCGGACGGCGAGCCCGTGGCGTACCCGGGGCCCTCCCCGCGGCCGGCCCAGCTCCCGCCCGCCCCCGCGCACTTCACCGGCCGCCGGGCGCTCGTCGCCGACCTGCGCGCCGTGCTCACCCGCACCGGCCGTGACCGCCCGGCCGTGGCCGTCCTCAGCGGAATGGCCGGGGTGGGAAAGAGCGCCCTCGCCCTCCACGTCGCGCACAGCCTCCGGGAGGAGTTCCCCGACGGGCAGCTCCATCTCCACCTCCACGGTGCGACCCCCGGCATGACCCCCCTGGCACCGTGCCAGTCGCTCACCGCGCTCCTGCGCGACCTCGGCGTCCCGCCGCGCGCCGTCCCGGAAGGCCACGACGCGGCCGCCGCCCTGCTGCGCTCCACTCTGGCCCCGACCCGCACCCTGCTGGTCCTCGACGACGCGGCGTCGGCCGCACAGGTGCGTCCGCTGCTGCCGGCCGGCGCGGGCTGCGCCGTCGTCGTCACCAGCCGCTCCCCGCTGACGGCCCTCGACGGGGCTGCGCGTTTCGCGCTCACCCCGCTGAGCGCGCCGGAGAGCGCCGCACTGCTGCGTGCCGTCTCCGGCCGGGAAGGCGCCGGGGCCGCCGGTACCGGCCACGCACGGGCGGACGGCCCCGACGACATGGACCGGCTCGCCGAGTTGTGCGGCCGCCTGCCGCTCGCCCTGCGCATCGCGGCGGCGCGGCTCGCCGCCCGCCGTGCCCTCACCCCCTCGGCCCTCGCCGGACTCCTCACCGCGCAGGCCGGTCGACTGGACCATCTGGAGTACGACGACCTCAGCGTCCGGCGCTCCCTGTCCGTGGCGCACGAGGCCCTCGACCCGGACGCGGCGCTCGCACTGCGCCGGCTGGGCGCCGTCGACATACCCGAGTACGACGCGGCCCTCGTCGCGCAGCTGATGGCGGCCGAGGGCGCCGGCCCGCCCTTGGACGAGGCGCGCGCGGTCGCCGCCCTGGAACGGCTCGTCGACGTGGCGTTGCTGGACGAGGTCGCCTACGGGCGCTTCGTGCCCCACGACCTGGTCCGGGACTTCGCGCACGAGCTCGCCGTGCGCCTGGACGGCGAGGAGGGACGCGCGGCGGCCGTCGAGCGGGCGCTGCGGTGGTTCGGGGAGTCGGCGCGCCAGGCGGGCCTGGCGCTCGTCCCGGCCCATCTGGCGGGGAACCGCGTCCCGCCCCCGATCGGCGAGGTCCCTCCCTTCCCGGGGGAGGCGGAGGCCCTGGCCTGGGGAGACCGCGAACTGCCCGGTCTGGTGGTCCTCGCCCAGGCGTACGCGCCGAAGTCGCGCACCGCCCTGCGCGTCATCCGGGCCGCCTTCCCCTATCTCCAGCGACGCGGGCGCCTCCAGGAACTCGGCCTGCTCAACGACGCCGCGCTGGACGCCGCGCGGGCCGCCGGCGACGGGGAGGCGGAGGCGCACGCGCTCACCGATCTCGCCGCGGTCCACTTCATGCTCGGGCGGAGCGAGCGCTCGCTGGCGCTCAACGACGAGGCCATCGGCCTGTGGCGAGGGCTCGGCGAGGACAGCTGGGTGCAGCGCGGCCTCGCCAACCGCGGCATGCTGCTGGAACGCCTCGAACGGTACGAGGAGGCCGCCGAGGCCCTCGAGGAGTCACTCGCCTGCGCCCGGCGCCTCGGCGACGACTACGGAGAGGGGATCATCCTCAGCCATCTCGGCAACCTCCACGAGCACACCGACGCCGCGCACGCCATCGCCTGCCACGAGCGCAGCCTCGCCGTGGGCGTACGACTGGGCAGCCCGCTGCTGCGCCACACGGCCCACTGCAACATCGGCTACGCCCGTCTCACCCTCGGCCAACCCGCCGTGGCCCTGCGCCACTTCGAGGAGTGCCTGGCCATCATCGGCGAGGGCGACGAGGGGGACTGGCAGAGCCAGTCCCAGTCGCGCATCGGACTCGTGCGGGCCCTGCGCGCACTGGGCCGCGGCACCGCCGCCGCCCGTGAGTGCGCCCTCGTCCTGGAGCGGGCGGTCTCCCGCGCCGACGGCTTCACCGAGGGGCTGGCCCGCCACGAGCACGGACTGCTGCTGCGCGCGGAGGGCCGTACCGACGAGGCGCTCGACGAGTGGCGGCGCGCATACGCCTGCCTCGACGGTACGGACGCCAAGGTGCTCCCCGAACTGCGCGCGCTCCTGGGCGGGCCGCCCGGGACCTGA
- a CDS encoding DUF6233 domain-containing protein produces the protein MSDLSRSERIRLNEGLRDWLAYQLRQTERTLDELKREEEEDRRRREVARIEMSWKLQPARVEGAQPLLHRGNCGLYRTQLGYLDREHVAIALEEFPELVMCEVCAPWGSLGIPRPPGRPGE, from the coding sequence GTGTCCGACCTGTCGCGCTCCGAGCGGATCAGGCTCAACGAGGGCCTGCGCGACTGGCTCGCCTACCAGTTGCGGCAGACCGAGCGCACCCTCGACGAGCTGAAGCGCGAGGAGGAGGAAGACCGGAGGCGCCGTGAGGTCGCCCGGATCGAGATGTCGTGGAAGCTGCAGCCCGCTCGGGTGGAGGGTGCCCAGCCGCTGCTGCACCGGGGCAACTGCGGTCTGTACCGGACGCAGCTCGGCTATCTGGACAGGGAGCACGTCGCGATCGCCCTGGAGGAGTTCCCGGAGCTGGTGATGTGCGAGGTGTGCGCGCCGTGGGGCAGCCTCGGCATCCCCCGGCCGCCCGGGCGGCCGGGGGAGTAG
- a CDS encoding YybH family protein yields MDFTTALEQHLAAVRSRDLDAYMSTVHDEATIILPNGGMVEGCDAIRAFHKSWFGDPDWSMETEITRTVVHQHTAVAVLTVDYRDLDQDGKPYELRYLLGLTFARTDGKWLLVHDQNTHC; encoded by the coding sequence ATGGACTTCACCACCGCACTCGAACAGCACCTCGCGGCCGTCCGTTCCCGGGACCTGGACGCCTACATGTCCACCGTCCACGACGAGGCGACGATCATCCTGCCGAACGGCGGAATGGTGGAGGGCTGCGACGCCATCCGTGCCTTTCACAAGAGCTGGTTCGGGGACCCCGACTGGTCGATGGAGACCGAGATCACCCGCACGGTGGTGCACCAGCACACGGCGGTCGCCGTGCTCACTGTCGACTATCGGGACCTGGACCAGGACGGCAAGCCGTACGAGCTGCGCTATCTACTCGGCTTGACCTTCGCCCGCACCGACGGGAAATGGCTACTCGTCCACGACCAGAACACCCACTGCTGA